One Punica granatum isolate Tunisia-2019 chromosome 3, ASM765513v2, whole genome shotgun sequence genomic window carries:
- the LOC116201729 gene encoding PHD finger protein ALFIN-LIKE 4-like yields the protein MEGGGGGQYNPRTVEEVFRDFKGRRAGLIKALTTDVEEFYQQCDPEKENLCLYGFPSEQWEVNLPAEEVPPELPEPALGINFARDGMQEKDWLSLVAVHSDAWLLAVAFYFGARFGFDKADRKRLFNMVNELPTVFEVVTGAAKKQSKEKSSNHSSSKSKSDSKVRAPESQAKYTKTTPQKEEEEGLDEEEDEDEHGETLCGACGENYGTDEFWICCDICEKWFHGKCVKITPARAEHIKQYKCPSCSGKRARP from the exons atggagggaggaggaggaggacagTACAACCCCCGCACGGTGGAGGAAGTCTTCAGGGATTTCAAGGGCCGGAGGGCCGGCCTCATCAAAGCCCTAACCACTG ATGTTGAAGAATTTTACCAGCAGTGTGATCCTG AAAAGGAGAACCTATGCTTGTATGGGTTTCCCAGTGAACAGTGGGAGGTAAACTTACCTGCTGAAGAAGTGCCTCCTGAGCTCCCAGAACCAGCTCTAGGCATCAACTTCGCAAGGGATGGCATGCAAGAAAAGGACTGGCTATCTCTAGTGGCTGTTCATAGTGATGCGTGGTTGCTTGCAGTTGCCTTCTACTTTGGCGCTAGATTTGGATTTGATAAAGCTGATAG GAAGAGGCTTTTTAATATGGTAAATGAACTTCCCACTGtatttgaagttgtaactggTGCTGCAAAGAAACAATCAAAGGAGAAGTCATCCAATCACAGCAGTAGTAAATCCAAGTCAGACTCCAAAGTG CGGGCACCTGAATCTCAGGCAAAGTATACAAAAACAACACCgcagaaggaagaagaagagggttTGGACGAGGAGGAAGACGAGGATGAACACGGGGAGACCTTGTGCGGGGCATGTGGCGAGAACTATGGGACAGACGAGTTCTGGATTTGCTGTGATATCTGCGAGAAGTGGTTCCACGGTAAGTGCGTGAAGATCACTCCTGCTCGAGCGGAGCACATTAAGCAGTACAAGTGCCCTTCGTGCAGCGGCAAGAGAGCACGCCCTTGA
- the LOC116201722 gene encoding solute carrier family 25 member 44-like, whose amino-acid sequence MNLSAAEEEPKQEIHIPADIDWQMLDKSKFFFLGAALFSGVSATLYPVVLLKTRQQVAQSQVSCIKTALMIVRHEGFRALYRGFGTSLMGTIPARALYMGALEVTKSNVGTATIRLGFPEPTAAAIANAIAGLSAAMAAQLVWTPVDVVSQRLMVQGSDGSTVKGVTSSGLSNASACKYLNGIDAFRKILSTDGLRGLYRGFGISILTYAPSNAVWWASYSVTQRLIWNGMGCYYTKKDDDSIGNGSNGNAIKPDSKTVVAVQGVSAAMAGGVSALITMPLDTIKTRLQVLDGEENGRRGPTVGQTLRNLVKEGGWTACYRGLGPRWASMSMSATTMITTYEFLKRLSAKNQDGLG is encoded by the coding sequence ATGAATTTGAGTGCGGCTGAGGAAGAGCCCAAGCAAGAGATACACATACCGGCCGATATCGACTGGCAAATGCTCGACAAGTCCAAGTTCTTCTTCCTCGGAGCCGCACTTTTCTCGGGCGTCTCGGCGACACTTTACCCTGTCGTGTTGCTGAAGACTCGGCAGCAAGTAGCCCAGTCCCAGGTCTCTTGCATCAAGACCGCGCTTATGATAGTTAGGCATGAAGGCTTTAGGGCTCTGTACAGAGGATTCGGGACGTCGCTGATGGGCACGATCCCGGCTCGTGCGCTTTACATGGGAGCCCTCGAGGTGACTAAGAGTAATGTGGGGACTGCCACGATTAGACTAGGATTTCCCGAGCCAACAGCCGCTGCGATTGCTAATGCCATCGCGGGGTTGAGCGCAGCAATGGCAGCTCAACTCGTCTGGACACCAGTTGATGTTGTGAGCCAGAGGCTTATGGTTCAAGGCAGTGATGGCAGCACGGTCAAGGGTGTTACAAGCTCGGGCCTTTCTAATGCATCGGCATGTAAATATCTCAATGGGATCGATGCATTTAGGAAGATTCTTAGCACAGACGGCCTCAGGGGACTCTATAGAGGTTTTGGGATATCGATCTTGACGTATGCCCCATCCAATGCCGTGTGGTGGGCATCTTACTCTGTTACGCAGAGACTCATTTGGAATGGAATGGGATGCTACTATACCAAGAAGGATGATGATAGCATCGGAAATGGCAGTAATGGAAATGCCATTAAGCCTGACTCGAAGACTGTCGTGGCAGTGCAAGGAGTGAGTGCAGCAATGGCTGGTGGAGTCTCGGCTCTAATCACAATGCCGCTCGATACGATCAAGACCAGGCTGCAAGTTCTCGATGGGGAGGAAAACGGGAGGCGGGGTCCTACAGTCGGGCAGACACTGAGGAATCTAGTCAAGGAAGGAGGGTGGACGGCTTGTTACAGAGGGTTAGGTCCGCGGTGGGCTTCGATGTCTATGTCTGCAACTACTATGATCACCACCTACGAGTTCCTCAAACGGCTATCCGCAAAGAACCAGGATGGTCTAGGTTGA
- the LOC116201675 gene encoding myosin-17-like: MAEPVQIIVGSHVWVEDPVLAWIDGEVTSISSHKVHVNTTNGKRVVTDISKVYPKDTEALPGGVDDMTKLSYLHEPGVLENLAMRYQLNEIYTYTGNILIAVNPFQRLPHLYDTHMMEQYKGAALGELSPHVFAVGDAAYRAMINDGKSNSILVSGESGAGKTETTKMLMRYLAYLGGRSGVEGRTVEQQVLESNPVLEAFGNAKTVRNNNSSRFGKFVEIQFNKNGRISGAAIKTYLLERSRVCQISNPERNYHCFYLLCAAPPEDIEKYKLGSPKTFHYLNQSNCYELDGVNDAHEYLATRRAMDIVGISEQEQEAIFRVVAAILHLGNISFAKGEEIDSSVIKDEKSRFHLNTAAELLRCDAQSLEDALIKRVMVTPEEVITRTLDPLNAVGSRDALAKTLYSRLFDWIVEKINISIGQDPTSKSIIGVLDIYGFESFKANSFEQFCINFTNEKLQQHFNQHVFKMEQEEYSREQINWSYIEFIDNQDVLDLIEKKPGGIIALLDEACMFPKSTHDTFAQKLYQTFKNHKCFIKPKLSRTDFTIMHYAGEVNYQANLFLDKNKDYVVAEHQALMTASKCVFVSALFPPLPEDSSKSSKFSSIGSRFKMQLQSLMEILSVTEPHYIRCVKPNNDLKPAIFENLNVIQQLRCGGVLEAVRISCAGYPTRRTFYEFLNRFGVLAPEVLEGNYDDKVACQMILDKKGLKGYQIGRTKVFLRAGQMAELDARRAEVLGNAAKTIQRRIRTFITRKQFISLLEASIKLQSFSRGIMSRKLYEQLRREAAALKIQTQLRSFIAGKLYLKARSCAIILQTGLRAMASRNEFRLRKRIKAATIIQAHWRGYHAYSYYKRLQKAAVISQCGWRCRVARRELRQLKMAARETGALKEAKDKLEKRVEELTWRLQLEKRLRTDLEEAKAQEVAKLQDALKAMQLEVEGANSMVIKEREAARKAIEEAPPVAKETTVIVEDTKKIDSLTAEVERLKGLLQSETKRAEEANEACALAQARNGELIKKLDDTKKKVDRLQDVVQRLEEKVSNMESENQVLRQRALAISPANKASTMKSRTTIIQRTPEKIPENGNILNGEMRRAPDTVLALAHPREPETEEKPQKTLNEKQQENQDLLMKCISEDLGFSGGKPVAACLTFKCLLHWRSFEVDRTSVFDRIIQTIGAAIETQDNNDVLSYWLSNTCMLLILLQRTLKASGAATMTPQRRRTSASLFGRVSQGLRASPQSVGFSFLSSRVLGGPDDLRQVEAKYPALLFKQQLTAFLEKMYGMIRDNLKKEISPLISLCIQAPRTSRASMVKGRAQANAVAQQALNAHWKGIVNCLNNCLKTMRANYVPPFVVRKVFTQIFSFINVQLFNSLLLRRECCSFSNGEYVKAGLAELEQWCQDATEEFVGSALDELKHIRQAVGFLVIHQKPKKSLKEITNDLCPVLSIQQLYRISTMYWDDKYGTHTVSTDVISTMRVMMTEDSNNAVSTSFLLDDDSSIPFTLEDISKSVEQVEVPEIDPPPLVRENSGFTFLLQRAD, translated from the exons ATG GCTGAGCCTGTGCAGATAATTGTAGGTTCTCATGTATGGGTGGAGGATCCTGTCCTTGCATGGATTGATGGAGAAGTTACTTCAATCAGCAGTCACAAGGTTCATGTTAATACAACAAATGGAAAGAGA GTCGTCACAGATATATCAAAAGTATATCCGAAGGATACAGAAGCTTTACCGGGAGGCGTGGATGACATGACAAAGCTTTCGTATTTGCATGAACCAGGGGTTTTGGAAAATCTGGCTATGAGATATCAACTTAATGAAATCTAT ACATACACAGGAAACATACTGATTGCAGTCAATCCATTCCAAAGATTGCCTCATCTCTATGATACTCACATGATGGAACAATATAAGGGAGCTGCTCTAGGGGAGCTAAGTCCTCACGTTTTTGCAGTTGGGGATGCTGCATACAG GGCCATGATAAATGATGGAAAGAGCAATTCAATATTGGTTAGTGGAGAAAGTGGTGCTGGTAAAACAGAGACCACCAAGATGCTTATGAGATATCTTGCATACTTAGGAGGACGATCTGGAGTAGAGGGCAGAACTGTGGAGCAACAAGTGCTAGAG TCCAATCCAGTTCTTGAGGCATTTGGAAACGCCAAAACTGTCAGGAACAACAATTCGAG TCGTTTTGGGAAGTTTGTTGAGATCCAATTTAACAAAAATGGGAGGATTTCTGGAGCAGCTATTAAAACCTATCTGCTTGAACGTTCACGCGTTTGCCAAATTTCCAATCCTGAAAGAAACTACCATTGCTTTTACCTTCTCTGTGCTGCTCCACCTGAG gacattgaaaaatataaactgGGAAGCCCTAAAACATTTCACTACTTGAATCAATCCAATTGCTATGAGTTGGATGGCGTAAATGATGCTCATGAATATCTTGCAACAAGACGGGCTATGGACATTGTTGGCATCAGTGAACAGGAACAA GAGGCAATTTTCAGAGTTGTGGCAGCAATTCTTCATCTCGGCAATATTAGTTTTGCTAAGGGAGAGGAGATTGATTCATCAGTTATTAAGGATGAAAAGTCTAGATTTCATCTAAATACAGCAGCAGAACTACTTCG ATGTGACGCCCAGAGCCTGGAAGATGCCCTAATCAAACGTGTGATGGTGACACCTGAAGAAGTTATCACAAGAACTTTGGACCCTCTTAATGCAGTTGGTAGTAGGGATGCCCTGGCTAAGACATTATATTCTCGTTTATTTGATTG GATTGTGGAAAAGATTAATATTTCGATTGGACAGGACCCGACATCAAAGTCTATAATTGGTGTTCTTGATATTTATGGTTTTGAAAGTTTTAAAGCCAACAG CTTTGAGCAGTTTTGCATTAATTTTACCAATGAGAAACTGCAGCAGCATTTCAATCAG CATGTGTTTAAAATGGAGCAAGAGGAGTACAGTCGAGAACAGATAAATTGGAGCTATATTGAGTTCATTGATAATCAGGATGTGCTTGATCTGATTGAAAAA AAACCTGGAGGAATTATTGCACTCCTGGATGAGGCCTG CATGTTTCCAAAATCTACCCATGACACATTTGCCCAGAAGTTGTACCAGACTTTTAAGAACCATAAATGTTTCATCAAGCCGAAGCTCTCTCGTACTGATTTTACTATAATGCATTATGCTGGGGAG GTTAACTATCAAGCCAACCTCTTTTTGGATAAGAACAAAGATTATGTAGTGGCTGAACATCAAGCATTGATGACTGCCTCAAAGTGTGTATTTGTGTCTGCTCTCTTTCCCCCACTTCCAGAAGATTCATCAAAGTCATCCAAGTTTTCCTCTATTGGCTCACGATTTAAG ATGCAACTTCAATCTCTGATGGAGATCTTGAGTGTGACAGAACCTCACTACATCCGATGTGTGAAGCCGAACAATGATCTGAAACCAGCTATTTTTGAGAATCTAAATGTGATCCAACAATTACGTTGTGGG GGTGTTCTTGAGGCCGTTAGGATAAGCTGTGCTGGATATCCTACCAGGCGTACCTTTTATGAATTTCTCAACCGCTTTGGTGTTCTTGCCCCGGAAGTTCTTGAGGGAAA CTATGATGATAAAGTTGCTTGCCAGATGATACTTGATAAAAAGGGATTGAAAGGATACCAG ATTGGCAGAACAAAGGTATTTCTAAGAGCGGGCCAGATGGCAGAGTTAGATGCTAGGAGGGCCGAGGTGCTCGGGAATGCTGCGAAAACCATTCAAAGGAGAATCCGGACTTTTATTACTCGCAAACAGTTCATTTCATTACTAGAGGCTTCCATCAAGTTGCAGTCATTCAGTCGAG GCATAATGAGCCGCAAATTGTACGAGCAGCTGAGACGAGAAGCTGCAGCTCTGAAGATCCAGACGCAATTGCGGTCCTTCATTGCCGGCAAATTGTATCTCAAAGCGAGGTCTTGTGCTATCATTTTGCAGACTGGATTAAGGGCAATGGCCTCTAGGAATGAATTCAGATTAAGGAAGCGGATTAAAGCTGCTACCATTATTCAG GCACATTGGCGAGGTTACCATGCTTATTCTTACTACAAGAGGCTTCAGAAGGCAGCAGTCATTTCTCAATGCGGCTGGAGATGCAGAGTAGCGAGAAGGGAGCTTAGGCAGCTCAAAATG GCTGCAAGAGAGACTGGTGCTCTAAAAGAAGCCAAGGATAAACTAGAGAAGCGTGTGGAGGAGCTTACATGGCGTCTACAGTTAGAGAAGCGACTAAGG ACCGATTTGGAGGAGGCAAAGGCCCAAGAGGTTGCCAAGTTGCAGGATGCATTAAAAGCAATGCAACTCGAGGTAGAAGGAGCTAACTCTATGGTTATTAAGGAACGGGAGGCAGCCCGAAAAGCTATTGAAGAAGCACCTCCAGTTGCAAAAGAAACCACTGTCATTGTTGAAGATACAAAGAAAATTGATTCCTTAACAGCTGAGGTCGAAAGGTTAAAG GGTTTATTGCAATCAGAAACTAAAAGAGCGGAGGAGGCTAATGAAGCATGTGCCCTTGCTCAGGCCAGAAATGGAGAATTGATTAAGAAGCTTGATGATACAAAGAAGAAAGTGGATAGGCTTCAAGATGTTGTGCAAAG GCTTGAGGAGAAGGTCTCAAATATGGAATCAGAGAATCAGGTACTTCGTCAACGGGCACTTGCCATATCACCGGCTAATAAAGCTTCGACTATGAAATCAAGGACAACAATCATTCAG AGAACTCCTGAGAAAATTCCAGAAAATGGAAACATTCTGAATGGAGAAATGAGAAGAGCTCCG GACACAGTGCTTGCTCTGGCTCATCCACGGGAACCTGAAACTGAAGAAAAGCCCCAGAAAACTCTTAATGAGAAGCAGCAG GAGAATCAGGATCTCCTGATGAAGTGTATATCTGAAGATTTGGGATTCTCTGGAGGTAAACCTGTGGCTGCCTGTTTGACCTTCAAATGCCTTCTCCATTGGAGATCTTTTGAGGTTGATCGAACAAGTGTATTTGACCGCATTATCCAAACAATAGGCGCCGCAATCGAA ACCCAGGATAACAATGATGTCTTGTCCTATTGGTTATCGAATACATGCATGCTACTAATACTCCTACAACGGACCCTAAAAGCAAGTGGGGCTGCTACTATGACTCCACAGAGGCGCAGGACATCTGCCTCTCTGTTTGGGAGGGTGTCTCAA GGGCTTCGAGCATCTCCACAGAGTGTCGGGTTTTCCTTTCTGAGCAGTCGTGTGCTTGGAGGTCCTGATGACCTGCGACAAGTCGAGGCCAAGTACCCAGCTTTGCTGTTTAAGCAGCAGCTCACTGCTTTCTTGGAGAAGATGTATGGAATGATTAGAGATAATCTGAAGAAAGAGATTTCCCCGTTAATCAGTTTATGTATTCAG GCTCCTAGAACATCCCGTGCTAGCATGGTTAAAGGGCGTGCCCAAGCTAATGCTGTAGCCCAGCAAGCTCTGAATGCTCATTGGAAGGGAATAGTGAACTGCCTGAACAATTGCTTGAAGACAATGAGAGCCAACTAT GTTCCTCCATTTGTTGTCCGAAAGGTCTTCACTCAAATATTTTCGTTCATAAACGTTCAATTATTCAACAG TCTTCTTTTACGTCGTGAGTGTTGCTCCTTTAGCAATGGAGAGTATGTGAAGGCTGGACTAGCTGAATTGGAACAATGGTGCCAGGATGCAACTGAAGAG TTTGTGGGCTCAGCATTGGACGAGTTGAAGCATATCCGACAAGCAGTTGGCTTCCTG GTCATCCATCAAAAGCCAAAAAAGAGCCTGAAGGAGATAACCAACGATCTTTGCCCA GTGCTTAGCATTCAGCAGTTATACAGGATCAGTACTATGTATTGGGATGACAAATATGGGACCCATACTGTTTCTACTGAT GTAATTTCGACTATGAGAGTCATGATGACAGAGGACTCCAACAACGCCGTCAGCACTTCCTTCCTGTTGGACGACGACTCGAG CATCCCATTCACGTTGGAAGATATCTCCAAGTCAGTTGAACAGGTCGAGGTTCCTGAGATCGACCCCCCACCTCTAGTCCGTGAAAACTCCGGATTCACATTCTTACTGCAGCGTGCAGATTGA